From the Lepus europaeus isolate LE1 chromosome 12, mLepTim1.pri, whole genome shotgun sequence genome, one window contains:
- the LOC133771992 gene encoding uncharacterized protein LOC133771992, producing the protein MRGAWAGSWSRGQGMLSLSGLGRGASSCGLGSQGPLRWERGAAGKPVGASTQPWPLLEPGLKWEVGRVPRLGSRCPSAELHPEPGAGARAHPLARIPGSLGHKLDWGSENPQLGRREAGSWQVPCMTRGESPQVPSDSSVKPHPASELPGGLFLKQTAWPPRPKNLHFWRVPEDADGCWSRFETHRFRITDHRPPGSSDPSLVETSTLPVPSPHQASPFLPPSPGGAAGTGLAPSLPWEEAAERPPKVPPEKQGLGVNEGPLCQPHPQAGPLPASQPPRGAKLQVSGSSKASLQTLGVGISPGAPSQDPKAQAGSVPVQAAEARTATRAACQAQTAAGRRAQRARGSGGGPAAGGRGTPERLHRAWVPPRGV; encoded by the exons ATGAGGGGCGCGTGGGCGGGTTcctggagcagaggccagggtATGCTGAGCCTAAGCGGATTGGGCAGGGGTGCTTCCAGCTGCGGCTTAGGGTCTCAGGGGCCCCTCCGAtgggaaagaggagcagcagggaagcCTGTGGGAGCCTCTACTCAGCCCTGGCCGCTTCTGGAACCAGGCTTGaaatgggaggtggggagggtgcCCAGGCTGGGCTCCCGATGCCCATCCGCAGAGCTGCACCCCGAACCAGGAGCAGGGGCGCGGGCCCATCCTCTGGCCAGGATCCCGGGCTCCCTTGGCCACAAGCTGGACTGGGGCTCAGAGAACCCCCAACTCGGGAGACGTGAAGCTGGCAGCTG GCAGGTGCCCTGCATGACCCGGGGAGAGAGCCCGCAGGTCCCATCGGACAGCAGTGTCAAACCTCATCCTGCATCCGAGTTACCCGGAGGGCTTTTCTTAAAACAGACTGCTTGGCCTCCGCGGCCTAAGAACTTGCATTTCTGGCGAGTTCCGGAGGACGCTGATGGCTGCTGGTCACGCTTTGAGACCCACCGCTTTAGAATAACT GATCACCGGCCGCCTGGAAGTTCTGACCCGAGCCTGGTGGAGACTTCGACGCTGCCGGTACCGTCCCCTCACCAGGCAAgtcccttccttcccccctctcccggtggggctgcaggcacaggccTCGCCCCCTCCTTGCCCTGGGAAGAGGCTGCAGAGAGACCCCCCAAGGTGCCCCCGGAAAAGCAGGGGTTGGGGGTGAATGAGGGGCCCCTCTGCCAGCCTCATCCCCAGGCTGgacctcttcctgcctctcagccTCCACGCGGAGCAAAGCTGCAAGTGTCTGGTTCTAGCAAGGCCTCCTTGCAAACCCTTGGAGTTGGTATCAGCCCCGGAGCACCAAGCCAGGACCCCAAGGCTCAG GCCGGATCAGTGCCGGTGCAGGCGGCCGAAGCGAGGACGGCGACGCGCGCGGCATGCCAGGCGCAGACCGCCGCGGGACGGCGCGCCCAG AGGGCGCGCGGGAGCGGGGGCGGGCCGGCGGCCGGCGGCCGGGGAACCCCGGAAAGGCTGCACCGGGCGTGGGTCCCGCCCCGCGGGGTCTGA